From the genome of Chroicocephalus ridibundus chromosome 1, bChrRid1.1, whole genome shotgun sequence, one region includes:
- the ZBTB21 gene encoding zinc finger and BTB domain-containing protein 21, with product MESRRRRQRARANPERRRRGGQRGGRGWRRSGNIRIMEGLLHYINPAHAISLLSALNEERLKGQLCDVVLIVGDQKFRAHKNVLAASSEYFQTLFTNKENESQSVFQLDFCEPDAFDNVLNYIYSSSLFIEKGSLAAVQELGYSLGISFLTNIVSKSPQAPFPACPVKKILYQDEDESSSQKRSVIVCQNRIEAQVKSINQTQHDLSHTSKPSPSVAVKTSTRPQVTKPTETLHNLSLTERRWLKESPVSYTKLHETSGTVEDQSRGGLVKRNTVLPQMPLAEKEIASDEPGSSGQLLRGKAAEMSLKRLRPPVLSLRGTSESTFLLREAGKGIGQGEDRNLLYYSKLGLVIPSSGSGPENQSIDRSGPLVKSLLRRSLSMDSQVPIYSPSVDLKPSQVSSSSSPGTNDSQKTFNIVSQKSSVKESSEKLVLDEKPQVIHPHRLRSFSASQSTDREVASPLTEVRIKTEPSSPLSDPAEIIRVTVGDASASTNKDFPFKTEDDHKEPSRLPAKRRFQADRRLPFKKQKADEQGSPGSEDNFEEGSSPTHLDADFPDSDVSKDEYSEMEEARPNKKFKCKHCLKIFRSTAGLHRHVNMYHNPEKPYACDICHKRFHTNFKVWTHCQTQHGIVKNPSPASSSHAVLDEKFQRKLIDIVREREIKKALIVKLRRGKQGFQGQSASQAQQVIKRNLRSRTKGAYICTYCGKAYRFLSQFKQHIKMHPGEKPIGGNKGPKQKDHAHIESPVESKEVYQCRLCNAKLSSLIEQGNHERLCRNATICPYCGVRFSSPELKHEHESKCEYKKLTCLECMRTFKSSFSIWRHQVEVHNQNTMAPSENFSLPILDHNGEITSSSRLPPQSESNKMNNFVTAKEDGVFSDSSEQINFDSEDSSCLPEDLSVSKQFKIQIKEEPADDIEDEVTETSREPKEVISNKDAGLWPCEKCGKIFTVRKQLERHQELLCSVKPFICHVCNKAFRTNFRLWSHFQSHMSQAAEESTNKEPEICPPANSPSPPPLPPPPPLPKIQPLEPDSPTGLSESSTTTEKLFVPQESDTLFYHAPPLSAITFKRQYMCKLCHRTFKTAFSLWSHEQTHN from the coding sequence GAACATCAGAATCATGGAGGGGCTCTTGCATTACATAAATCCAGCACATGCCATTTCACTTCTAAGCGCGCTGAATGAGGAGCGTCTAAAGGGACAGCTGTGTGATGTTGTTCTTATAGTAGGAGATCAGAAATTTCGAGCTCATAAAAATGTTCTGGCTGCCAGCAGTGAATACTTCCAGACTTTGTTCACAAATAAGGAGAATGAGTCTCAGTCGGTGTTTCAACTCGACTTTTGTGAACCAGATGCTTTTGATAATGTATTAAACTACATTTATTCTTCATCCTTGTTCATTGAAAAAGGCAGTCTTGCAGCTGTGCAAGAACTGGGCTACAGTCTTGGAATATCCTTTCTTACAAACATTGTTTCTAAGAGTCCTCAAGCTCCTTTTCCAGCTTGCCCTGTTAAGAAAATACTGTATCAAGATGAAGACGAAAGTAGTTCTCAGAAGAGAAGTGTCATTGTCTGTCAGAACAGAATTGAAGCACAAGTGAAAAGTATAAATCAAACACAACATGATTTAAGCCATACTTCTAAACCTTCACCCTCTGTTGCTGTCAAAACTAGCACTAGACCACAAGTAACAAAACCAACTGAAACCCTTCACAACTTATCGCTGACTGAAAGGAGATGGCTGAAAGAAAGCCCTGTGAGCTATACCAAGCTTCATGAAACTTCTGGAACTGTGGAGGATCAGAGCAGAGGTGGTTTAGTGAAAAGGAACACAGTATTGCCTCAAATGCCTTtagcagagaaagaaattgcAAGCGATGAACCAGGAAGCAGTGGTCAGCTTTTAagaggaaaggctgcagagaTGTCATTAAAAAGGCTGCGTCCACCAGTCCTGTCTCTGCGTGGCACATCAGAATCTACATTTCTGTTGCGAGAGGCTGGAAAAGGAATTGGTCAAGGTGAAGACAGGAATTTGCTGTACTACTCAAAGTTAGGGCTAGTAATCCCATCTAGCGGATCTGGTCCAGAAAACCAAAGTATTGACAGAAGTGGGCCACTTGTAAAAAGTCTCCTTCGAAGGTCACTGTCCATGGACAGCCAGGTTCCTATTTACTCACCTTCTGTTGACCTAAAACCTTCACAGGTGTCATCATCCTCCTCGCCGGGAACTAATGATTCCCAGAAGACATTTAATATTGTATCTCAAAAGTCATCCGTGAAGGAGTCATCAGAGAAGTTAGTCTTAGATGAAAAACCACAGGTAATACACCCACATCGCCTTAGATCTTTCAGTGCCTCTCAGTCAACTGATAGGGAGGTTGCCTCCCCTCTCACAGAGGTGCGAATAAAAACTGAACCTAGCAGTCCACTTTCAGATCCTGCCGAAATAATAAGAGTTACAGTGGGTGATGCTTCAGCATCGACAAATAAAgactttccttttaaaactgaGGATGATCATAAGGAACCAAGTAGACTTCCAGCAAAAAGGAGGTTTCAAGCTGATAGAAGACTACCATTTAAGAAACAGAAGGCGGATGAGCAGGGTTCTCCTGGGTCAGAAGATAACTTTGAGGAAGGCTCAAGCCCTACGCACCTTGATGCTGATTTTCCTGATTCTGATGTCAGTAAAGATGAATACAGTGAGATGGAAGAAGCAAGaccaaataaaaaattcaaatgcaaacacTGCCTTAAAATTTTCCGATCAACAGCAGGTCTTCATCGTCATGTTAACATGTATCATAATCCGGAAAAGCCCTATGCTTGTGACATATGCCACAAGAGATTTCACACAAATTTCAAAGTGTGGACGCACTGCCAGACACAACATGGAATTGTGAAGAATCCCTCACCTGCTTCCAGTTCACATGCTGTTTTGGATGAAAAATTCCAAAGAAAACTGATCGAtatagtgagagagagagaaattaaaaaagctCTAATAGTTAAACTAAGACGTGGCAAGCAAGGTTTTCAGGGACAGTCTGCTTCACAAGCACAACAAGTCATCAAAAGGAATTTAAGATCGAGAACCAAAGGAGCCTATATTTGTACCTACTGTGGGAAAGCTTATCGTTTCCTCTCACAATTTAAACAGCACATAAAAATGCACCCAGGGGAGAAACCAATTGGAGGAAATAAGGGTCCTAAGCAGAAAGATCATGCTCATATTGAAAGTCCAGTAGAAAGCAAAGAGGTTTATCAGTGCCGTCTCTGCAATGCTAAGCTCTCTTCACTTATTGAACAGGGAAATCACGAGCGACTCTGTAGAAATGCTACTATCTGTCCTTACTGCGGCGTTAGATTTTCTTCTCCAGAGCTGAAGCATGAGCATGAAAGCAAGTGTGAATACAAGAAGCTTACTTGTCTTGAGTGTATGCGTACCTTCAAATCATCCTTTAGTATTTGGCGTCATCAAGTTGAAGTTCACAATCAAAACACAATGGCTCCATCAGAGAACTTTTCTTTACCTATCCTGGATCATAATGGAGAAATAACTAGTTCGTCAAGATTGCCTCCTCAGTCAGAGTCCAATAAAATGAACAATTTTGTTACTGCAAAGGAAGATGGTGTATTCAGTGATTCGTCAGAACAAATAAATTTTGATTCTGAAGATTCCTCCTGCCTACCTGAAGACTTAAGTGTATCCAAGCAGTTTAAAATTCAGATCAAAGAAGAGCCTGCAGATGATATAGAAGATGAGGTAACTGAAACGAGCAGAGAACCTAAGGAAGTAATCTCCAACAAAGATGCTGGTTTGTGGCCCTGTGAAAAGTGTGGGAAGATTTTCACTGTACGCAAACAGCTGGAGCGTCACCAAGAGCTCTTATGCTCTGTGAAACCATTTATTTGTCATGTGTGTAACAAGGCCTTCCGAACCAATTTCCGTCTGTGGAGTCACTTCCAGTCTCACATGTCACAGGCCGCAGAGGAGTCCACAAATAAAGAGCCTGAGATATGTCCACCAGCTAATTCCCCGTCACCACCACCCTtacctccacccccacccctccccaaaatcCAGCCTTTGGAGCCTGATAGTCCGACAGGCTTGTCTGAAAGCTCCACTACTACTGAAAAATTATTCGTACCGCAGGAGTCAGATACGCTCTTCTATCATGCTCCACCACTGTCAGCAATCACGTTCAAAAGACAATACATGTGTAAACTCTGTCATAGGACTTTTAAGACAGCTTTTAGTCTTTGGAGCCATGAACAGACACACAATTAG